In the Glycine max cultivar Williams 82 chromosome 6, Glycine_max_v4.0, whole genome shotgun sequence genome, tagtgATAATATTGACAATTAGTTAGTCGTCTTCTATGTTCAAAATAACACGTATCCTGTATTCTAAGCAATAATTgctattatatttgttttctgcTCCTCTGTTAGTGAGTTTGGGAACAGAACCTCAAACGTGACGTAAAGATCTCCTTTCTTTGTGCTCATATGCACTGGCATGCCCTCTCCTTTGAACTTTGTCACTTGCTTTGGATTTGTGATTCCCTAATGATCAAAAGAAGTCTGTCAGATATGTGCCTTTTCTTACACGAAGTTAAATTTCGTATCAATTCCAATGTGACCTGCAACAATGCTACTTTATGCTCACCTTGGTCCTTATGTCCACCAGATGCTCATCTAGGTGTTTAACAGTCTTCTCAAAGCCGACAAGTGCTTGAACCtgaagatatattttaaaaaataaaaatgcacgtAGAATTTTAAGAACAACAACAGACGAGTTAATGGTttttcaaaatcacaaaatgttttaattcctCGAATAGATTAGTATACTTTCCTAcgcaaaaaaaaatactgttaGTCTACTGTTACATGCCTTGAACCTGTCCAATATAGCTAGGAACATAGTACAGATCATGCAATTGATATTTGATAACAATACAAAGTTGCGAATTATTGTAATGTTTACCAGTGTTATAGTGACAGTGGTGTGCAAGTCATTGCCTTCCCTTCTGAAGAGGTCATGGGCTGCTGTGCGGATACGAAACTGCTCAAAATACCATATATAATGTAAGCAAACTGCACGTTACCATGCATACAAAACAGTTGttataaaaacatgaaaaaactaAGTTACTAACCCTTAGATCTCCAGACTCTCCATCAATTATGGGCTCACCATCCTCAAAAAATAGCACTTCCTGTAAAAGGACAAAAGCTGGTGACTCAACTGCACCACTAATGAtgcaaatttaaatttgaaaagggGGATGCTTTTAGCAAGCTTCCTTCACTAACAATTAGTGTTGGttattttgaaaatcgagatgatactggataaatctgaagtcgtgtataacactttcagattgaatcaaatttcggggttcaaccaaaattgttcaatcggataaaatcagaagattataattcaagagttttgttttggtcttgtatgttttgtcacccgttatgctttctgaaccagaatgattatttatgatcaaagaacaggtggtttttggcggttgatggaagttatttctttttaaaaactgtcgttgatggaagttttagtaacttccatgtaacttccaaccgttgatggaagttttagtaacttccatgtaacttccaaaatttgcctaaaccaaacatctcgttattacattaaaacaagtgtgcactcttattttaacataataaagagatcaattacattaaaatgtccaacaaacctcccccattttagtgtaattaccgatcaaatcaccaaagtcataacatacaacaaactactgcatagatgaaatatcgtgacgattgaatttcatcttagcaaattacacgtttcaaatattcgaatatcagggtgtcactaaggattgaaccctttctattcataatgaatacatgaagataatctgcacaatagtttataacattactcttgctcgacactagtttactagcctgtgtccctatccttcataagcatatcaaagccaagtcccagcttcttgaagcggctaaacttcatgcttatataggtagtccttttctttcttgcacctgcaaatgcaatttttcaaaagaaccattgagaagttatacttcaacctccttaacttacagaaccgaacacattccttttgggatactttcgatgatgtgttccaatctctacatgttaagcttttcacattgaattcagcacctaatgtcatattagatgggaattgggtatcttaacataagagatttcagatggactttaatcctaatcccacagccgaccttttcacgagatctctacttaaccctttggttaaatgatcgaccaaattatgctgagttctcacaaactccactgctatcacaccatgcatgattaactcccgaaccatgttgtgtctaacacccaagtgtctagacttcccattatacacttgactatatgccttagccaaagttcatatggggtaaccttattccttttgttaggaattcagttcaacaagtaacaggctgtcaacatagcctcaccccaaaatccttcacttaaacccgaataggataacatggaattcaccatttctttcaaggttctattcttcctttcggctacaccattctgttgtggtgtatagggagttgtagtttgatgtattattctAATAGACTGAAAATAAAccggatcataatactcacctctcctatccgtacgaagagttttgattagcccattttgatgaagttctacctctttcttataaattttaaatttatcaagagcttcatcttttgtatttaataaatatacataacaataccttgatgcatcatcaataaaagtaacaggatattttttatgacctaatgatggagtagcatgcaaatcacacaaatcactatgaataaggtctgagactttagtctcacttttaacatccttaaaaggtttcctagtgatcttggtcaacatgcaagtttttcatttttcaatgttcatatcaaaaggaggaatcatacttgtttttgacatatcttttaatcttttgtaatgaacatgtcctaatctagcatgccaaatttctgattttgtcatattagttatagaactacacgaggccatacaaacagattcatgaacaaaaggaccatcaatgtttaatttaaacattccattacaacgataaccaaatccGACAAACGAATCATGTCTTGACAAGATatacttgtcactttcaagtacttgcttgaaaccacaattatttaaaaccataccagacaataagttcttacaaataccaggtacaaataagacattatccaaatacaaacttttttcggaagtaaaaactaaattcacacaacctaatcctaggattggttcagttgcaacattgcccatcttcacaatagagccatcatcgattggtctaaattccttgaaccaacgacgatctttgcacacatggcttgttgctcccgaatcaaaccaccaagcaacgtcatcatccttgttgcttttcaggatcattagacccacttggactagccttcttctttcctttgaacacccgacaatccctctttaaatgaccaggtttcccacacttccaacatgacaattttgtctgtttgtttggacctttgttcttatttccttgaaatttgcgtttgttacctttagcattataattttgcttaactgttccactttcctctaccatattaacggaagaggaacctgctacgtttttatcattgactttgtcaatttcctgagccctcagcgactcctcaatcatgaaatgactaccgagttgaaccagagtcaactcttccttcttatgtttcaaggtatgcttgaagtctttccaagaagaaggcagtttatcaattatagatgaaactgcaatggattcatccattttcaaatcatgttgagtaaactgacccaaaatccgcagcatttcattatattgttccataacaggcctcgaatcaatcattttgtaattaaagaaattactaactaagaatttgttacttgaaGCATCTTCTTccatatacttggattcaagagagtcccataattccttagcagactcaacattttgataaatattaaagagagagtcagacataccgttcagaatgtgtccacgataaatgtaatcgtcgttctcccatttcgaacgcttccttgcttgatccagagtttcgtcttccataaacaccggcatcggtgtactcagcacatacaccaccttcaatgttgtcaagagaaagtgcatcttcttctgccatcttctgaaatcctgcccttcaaacttgtccaacttcgcaaacttgcttgtcatcttcgaactattgttcgtcatctcgaaagatttgattcaatcttttgttggttattttgaaaatcgagatgatactggataaatctgaagtcgtgtataacactttcagattgaatcaaatttcggggttcaaccaaaattgttcaatcggataaaatcagaagattataattcaagagttttgttttggtcttgtatgttttgtcacccgttatgctttctgaaccagaatgattatttatgatcaaagaataGGTGGTTTTTGGtggttgatggaagttatttctttttaaaaactaccgttgatggaagttttagtaacttccaaccgttgatggaagttttagtaactttcatgtaacttccaaaatttgcctaaaccgaacatctcgttattacattaaaacaagcgtgcactcttattttaacataataaagagatcaattacactaaaatgtccaacaattAGCACACCATTATGACAAAATAGAGGGTGTGAAAATGGAGTGAAAGCTTTTGATTTGTTCTCGTTGAGTACTCGTTGATTGGAGAGGATGCAAAATGGTTTTCTGCTCAACTTTCATGGTTaggaaaagtaaataaatttttgtgatgaaattgaaacaaaatacaTTCCTTAGCACATTTTTATTGCACCAAGCAAGTCCATACAATTTTAGGGGTATTTGGTTtgacttttcttttcattttcggttgatatttatttattaataacaaaaattgaaCATGCCTTCATTTAGATTCATATTTCCAAATTTTATAAAGGAGACGACGAAAACAACACGTTGGTGTTTTCATCATTTCCTTCAAACACCACCTTAATTTGTGTTTTCAGCTTAATCTAAAACACCCTTTCAAAACGGAAATTGGCCTTctacatcttggtatttcttcAAAAATTAGAATTTGATGCACTTAAAACAATCCCTTAACTTCTCTATTTCTATTTCCATGAGCTCTGTCTATATAGATCTCTCTATTTCAAGCAGACAAgcaaagaaaacattttttttggataaCCAACCCCTGCTCgaacactttatttttttctagcaACAAACGGCTCCACTAATCGATATACAACGAATGATGACATCATTCAATCAGATTTGATGCATGTACTCATATGTGTTAAATAGTTAAAACAGTtacattttatcttttcatGTGCACCCATATTTTCAATAGTGAAATCCAAATTTTCTTGTGCTAGCCTACATTGAGCCACTGTCCTGTTTGCGCTCTAATGGTCATCAGAAAACTCTAAAAATGTGTTTGATGGTCTTTTCCCCTTATTTTTAatgttgataaataaataaatgtacaaCTTTGCACACATTGTAATTCTTGCAGGATTTAGGGttgaaattgaagtgaaatCGTAGAACGGAATTTATAAAATTCAGAGTACAATTCAAACATACAATGGTGTATGATAATGATTTCGAATCAATTCAAACTCTAATAGAGTTAAGATCAGACTCATTAATTATATCTTAATTCCAATTTTATTATCCAATGGAGTCCTAGTGTCTTCAGAATTTAGATGGACAAGATTTGACTTACCTTGTGATAAGAACCTAAACTAGATGTGAAGACCGAAAATTGGAAAGAAAGTGATGAATAAAGACACAGATGAAAAATTCTGTTAATTCAGTTATGTGTAGATACAAGGAGATAAAACTCTCAAGGTAGTAGTGGCCCTTCAAAACTGATTAACTCAGTTAGCTAACAAGTAGTCCAACTGTTCCTATTCTTCACAACTACTACCTTAACTCAAATTTATAACTAACTGTTGCTGTAACAAATTGTGTTAACTACCAAAACCAACTTGCTATCCTTCCTTGTATATACACATTCTAAACCTTATT is a window encoding:
- the LOC100782105 gene encoding dnaJ protein ERDJ3B, giving the protein MEKVCDKCPNVKYERDGHFITVDIKKGIQDGQEVLFFEDGEPIIDGESGDLRFRIRTAAHDLFRREGNDLHTTVTITLVQALVGFEKTVKHLDEHLVDIRTKGITNPKQVTKFKGEGMPVHMSTKKGDLYVTFEVLFPNSLTEEQKTNIIAIIA